A single window of Senegalia massiliensis DNA harbors:
- a CDS encoding glycine betaine uptake BCCT transporter, which produces MIMEKKDNHVYFISLFIVLGFSLWGIFSPNSFGNIANNVFSFLTEKFGWFYLMAMFLFVAFVLVLAFSKYGRIKLGDDDSKPEYSYISWFAMLFSAGMGIGLVFWGVAEPLNHFINPIGVSSGTQEAANFSMFTSFIHWGVHPWANYAVVAMPLAYMQFRKKKPALISSIFIPLLGEEKVRGPIGKFIDILAVFATVAGVATSLGLGVLQINSGLNYLFGVPINNLIQIIIIVTVTILFMISAITGLDKGILFLSNSNITLASILMILTLILGPTLAIINMFTNSIGAFLSGFVRESFVINAFSDNSWIGGWKIFYWAWWIAWAPFVGSFIARISKGRTIKEFILGVSLVPALGSFLWFAIFGTTAMNLGTEVATEAVKVTETALFVVMEHVPLGNIISFITILLLCTFFITSADSATFVLGMMSKNGNLNPPTNTKVIWGAIQSMMAFALMFSGGLQALQTSSIVAAFPFAIVMIFGAFSFLKALKEENMDNISDNKIKNIS; this is translated from the coding sequence ATTATTATGGAAAAAAAAGATAATCATGTTTATTTTATTTCATTATTTATAGTTTTAGGATTTTCACTATGGGGTATATTTTCACCTAATTCATTTGGAAATATAGCAAATAATGTATTTTCTTTTTTGACAGAAAAATTTGGTTGGTTTTATTTAATGGCTATGTTTTTATTCGTAGCATTTGTGCTAGTATTAGCATTTAGCAAATATGGAAGGATTAAACTAGGTGATGATGATTCAAAACCAGAATACAGTTACATATCTTGGTTTGCAATGTTATTTTCAGCTGGAATGGGAATTGGACTTGTATTTTGGGGAGTAGCAGAACCTTTAAATCACTTTATTAATCCTATAGGCGTAAGTTCAGGAACTCAAGAAGCAGCAAATTTTTCGATGTTTACATCTTTTATACATTGGGGTGTACATCCATGGGCAAATTATGCTGTTGTAGCTATGCCACTTGCATATATGCAATTTAGAAAGAAAAAGCCAGCATTAATTAGTAGTATTTTTATACCTCTATTAGGAGAAGAGAAGGTAAGAGGACCTATTGGAAAGTTTATAGATATTCTTGCTGTATTTGCTACAGTTGCAGGTGTTGCAACCTCTTTAGGACTAGGAGTTTTACAAATTAATAGTGGATTAAATTATTTATTTGGAGTGCCTATAAACAATTTAATCCAAATAATAATTATAGTAACTGTAACAATTTTATTTATGATATCTGCTATTACAGGCTTAGATAAGGGAATTTTATTCCTATCTAATTCAAATATAACTTTAGCTTCCATACTGATGATTTTAACTCTTATATTAGGACCTACACTTGCTATAATAAATATGTTTACAAATAGTATAGGTGCATTTTTATCTGGTTTTGTTAGAGAAAGTTTTGTTATTAATGCATTTAGTGATAATAGTTGGATAGGTGGATGGAAAATATTTTACTGGGCATGGTGGATTGCATGGGCTCCTTTTGTTGGTTCATTTATAGCACGTATATCAAAGGGAAGAACTATAAAAGAATTTATTTTAGGAGTTTCATTAGTACCCGCACTTGGTTCATTTTTATGGTTTGCAATATTTGGAACAACAGCAATGAATTTAGGAACTGAAGTAGCAACTGAAGCAGTCAAAGTAACCGAGACAGCATTATTTGTAGTGATGGAACATGTACCTTTAGGAAATATAATATCATTTATTACGATATTGCTTCTTTGCACATTTTTTATTACATCTGCAGATTCTGCTACATTTGTATTAGGAATGATGTCTAAAAATGGAAATTTAAATCCACCAACAAATACAAAGGTAATATGGGGAGCTATTCAGTCAATGATGGCATTTGCACTTATGTTTTCTGGAGGATTACAGGCATTACAAACTAGTTCAATAGTAGCTGCTTTTCCATTTGCTATAGTAATGATATTTGGAGCTTTTTCATTTTTAAAAGCTTTGAAAGAGGAAAATATGGATAATATAAGTGACAATAAAATTAAAAATATAAGCTAA
- a CDS encoding xanthine phosphoribosyltransferase, which translates to MDKLKQMILSKGETREGNILKVDSFLNHQLDSEFLYEIGKEFYNYFKNENITKIVTIEVSGVAIAAMAALFFKVPVVFAKKSESLNLDEDIYKGKVYSYTKRKEYNVMVSKRYLNKEDNLLVIDDFLAQGNAMKGLIDIIDQSGATIKGMGIVIEKGFQSGGTYLRENGYNLKSLAIVDKITKKSITFR; encoded by the coding sequence ATGGATAAATTAAAACAAATGATTCTATCTAAAGGTGAAACAAGAGAAGGTAATATTCTTAAGGTTGATAGCTTTTTAAATCATCAACTTGATTCAGAATTCTTGTATGAAATAGGTAAAGAATTTTATAATTATTTTAAAAATGAAAATATAACTAAAATTGTTACAATTGAAGTAAGTGGTGTTGCAATTGCTGCTATGGCAGCATTGTTTTTTAAAGTTCCAGTAGTTTTTGCAAAAAAATCTGAAAGCTTAAATTTAGATGAGGATATTTATAAAGGAAAAGTCTATTCTTATACTAAAAGAAAAGAGTACAATGTAATGGTAAGTAAAAGGTATCTTAATAAAGAGGATAATCTACTAGTTATAGATGACTTTTTAGCACAAGGTAATGCGATGAAAGGTCTTATTGATATTATAGATCAAAGTGGTGCTACAATTAAAGGCATGGGAATAGTTATAGAAAAGGGATTTCAATCAGGAGGAACTTATCTCAGAGAAAATGGTTATAACTTAAAAAGTTTAGCTATAGTAGATAAAATAACAAAAAAAAGCATTACTTTTAGATAA